The segment tccctaaatacttatcacttactttgtTTGTGTATCAATCGAATTCAGGTTATCAAACAgcatatgagaaacttactgagtacattcactgatgctgtgatgaatatctgtcccacccccgcgtgtaaacaaattatttcgcgccttactatgtacgagagttctccaaagggaaataactcggatgtatctcgaaaccggcgtattaaagtaataactgtgtaatacaatttaagacttgtgacttaagttcttttgtaaaatgggcCGCTGGGCCCTCCATTCCATATTTCAGAATACCAAcccattcaataatttttcaatataGGACtccattgggggggggggggggggggggatatacaGGGCTTATATGGATTTTAATGACTTAAAGGCAAAATATAGGAACCTTCAAGTTcataggaaaatataggaataaatagggacttGAAACCCTGTATAATGTACCCAGGAATTAGCAAATAATATATTCAAGTTATTTATAATCCTATTAGGAGTCCTGTAAATGGTCAGCTGATCAGGATAATTCTTCTAAACGGAGTGTTGGACTCTCCAGCCAGATGTCTGTTCATGAACATGGTGCAGTTTAATGGTTTCTATGGATGCCCATATTTTTATGCTCCAGGAAAGCCTGTCCAAACGAGTGAGAGTGGCCACACTTTTCCGTACCCCTTCAACATGGACAGTGAGAATGGACATCATGAACTAAGAACCAATGATTCTCATTTGAAAAATGGCGAAGAAGTGGAGAAAAATAAAGGGCTTTCATGGTTTGCCTATTTGCCTTTCTATGACAATTTTCAAGGGTTTGCCATAGACAATATGCACTGTATTCTTTTAGGAGTGGTAAAGATATTAGCAACACTGGTTTGATATACtattaaattaatttaatgaTTATTAACTAACATTTCTCTGCCCCATTCGCTCTTTGGTAACTATGCCTATCGTCTAAAtttatcaaccaatcaaatgttGTCTTTCATTAGTATCATTTGTTACTATTTCGATATATCTAGGACACCCCCCCTATAGGGACAATTGATTGCACCCTCTAGGGGGACCCCCCTTTCTACCAatcatatttattaattatctTATTTCAAATCATAACAATTTAATCATCCAATCAACGTTCATAAATTTTCCTACTTCGGCATTTCAAATTCTAGTTAAGCATCACTTTAGAAAATTTCACGAAGGGCAGAGGGCACGCAACCTTTAGCAGCAAGGCCACGCAGTCTAGGCCGTTTTTATACCATAAATTTTCCAAACAAGGAATTATTGCAATGTGTTTATAATACTAATTTTATTTGGCTGGTATACGTTGACTTACATGCAGACTTGTACCGCCATGGACATACGTGCTTTCTTTGACATTCCGTCGTGGTACTTAACTTTTCCCGAGGAAGAAGAGAGTTTATACTGTATCATGGTAGACTCAGACTTTGATGCTGCGGAAGCACGCTTTATTATTATCCTTGAATGTGGAGCTATGTGCGACGCATGTATTTTATGTGCACCAGAACTCTTTGAACCGCTGCCACGTTGTGACGAGTTTGCCATTTCCCGTTGTGATTAGATCTAATACAGACATCGTGCAATGATGACGGATAATACTTGTAGCGAAGAAAACGAAGTTTTATTGACAGTCGGAGAAGACGCCATTAAAAAATGGGCCAACATTAAACGAATTTCACCCCGCACCGCGGAATATCTTCTGGACATGGGCTTCAACAGTATGGAAGCCCTGTCGCTTCTTACACCCAGTGACCTGGAAGAGTCCCCTATCCCACTGGGACAGCGTAAACTACTTATCCATAGTGTAAAACAGACATTTCCGAGAGGAATGGCGGTGGCAACATCCACCGACCGCATGGGTACGCCAATGGAGGACCGCGGGGGACAAAATAAACCGGTCGAGGACGCCTCTGACGCCAGTTTTATCCGGGACATTATGGGACAGCTGCACCAGGCACAGGGACAACCACGTCCAACGACGCAGCCCATGCAAGCCTCTAATGGTATGTATTCATGGCAGGACCCTCAAATTTATCTAAAGTCTTTTGTTCCATCAAATTCCTCTAATTACTTAGACATAGTAGACCAATCTGAGAGAGTCTTATCTAATAATGACGATGGTCAACTGATTTTCAAGTCAGGCCCTGCGAAACCTAAACTGGAATCAATTTCCATATCCCAATGGTCGGTGGCTAATTTAGGTATAATGCATAAACTTCTGCAAGACTCTTCCCTTCACCATGACCAAATTCTTGACTATTTGTCATACACCACCAGGATTTACCAGTTGTTCTCCTCTCATGAGGTGAAATCTGTGTATTTCTATGATAGGGAATATCGTAGGCTACAGCACTATCACAAATTTCGATGGGGGACTGACATTCCACACATTCAAACGGTCTTCTTAAAACCCAGGGTGATTCAGCCCACCCCAACTCAACAGAAAGTAGGGACACGAATGCAAGGGGGCACCTTCTTTCAACGAGCCTCTCACACCCCACAGGGTTATGAAATTTGTAAGAGGTTTAACTCAAGGACGGGGTGCATGACCAAACAATGTAAATTTGCGCATGTTTGCTCTATGCCTGGGTGTGCAGAGAGACATCCGGCCTACGACCATCCCTCCTCCATTTCAAAAAACTACTAAATCACCTCACGGGTCTCATCCTCACGACCTGGGAAGAGGAGTTAAGTGGAGATATCGATAAAGACTTCATTTTGCATGGCATAAAAAATGGTTTTGATATCATTGATCCTAGTTTGATCCCCCAACAAGTGGAAGTCGATAATCACCCATCCACGTTTAAagattcaaaattatttcagaAAGCTAGGGAACAGATATTAGCTGAAATCGCAGAAGGTAATTATGTTATGGCCCAATCTCCACCTTTGATCATAAGTCCCCTCGGGGTAATTCCAAAATCTGATGGAGGTGTTCGCATAATCCACGACTGCAGTCGTCCTAAGGGACAGGCAGTCAATGATTATGTTTCTAAATCTTACAAATTCAAGTACCAATCACTGGATGATGCCACCAAATTGGTCCAGTATGGTTCTTTTATGGCAAAAGTTGACCTTAAGTCTGCTTATAGATCTGTGCCAATTAGCAAAAATAGCCAATAGGTTACAGGGTTTAAATGGGTTTTAAACGACAAAATTACTTACCTTTTTGACACAAAACTACcgtttggttctaaagaagccCCAGGTATATTCCACCGTCTCTCTCAGGCTGTATGCAGGATGATGGCCCGTAGGGGTTACAATATTGTAGCATACCTTGACGATTTCTTCTTATGTGAAACATCTAAGGATAGGTGTGCTAAGGCCTTAGTCACTTTGTTAAGACTCCTTAGAAAATTAGGGTTCTATATCAATTGGACAAAAGTATTGGACTCCGCACAAGTTTTGATTTTCTTAGGTATTGAAATAGATAGCACACTCATTATATTATCAGATtatattatgtacatatttGAGTAGGCATAATAATgttttttcactttttattctttttttcccggaataattttttattaagaattTATATTGTATGGAAGACATGAAGGAAAGTATGGCACGTCTTtgagtttgtacatgtattagaagTATGCCTCTAAATAGActgtagccagctacttgatataaaattttatgTTTGAGACATGTAATTgcattcattttcaaatgaaaatggctTTATCCCTGTCCCACCAAGTTTAAGATTACATTTCCCACCTAAATGTATtggtcagtggcggatctaatcTTACTTTTTCAGTTAATTTGTTGAGTTTgccattttttcaaatttaaacaaAGTGGAGAAAATGCATCATGCAACCCATTTCGATATATCCTTTAGTAACtattataattttgaataaattcaacACAGGCATGGCTTCCACAAACTTTTTGATTATCACAAGTCTAATTTTGTAATCAAGATCATAGACCAGTAACATTTGATGAAGAAGGTGCCATATCCGACACATGGACTACAATAAGTGGGACAGCAGGGGGTCCCCATAGGTAATATTTAATAGAGAATGTGTTAAAATTATCTGACCTGTACATGGACTTCAATATATGGAACAGTAGGGTTCCAAGGCATGCCCTATAGGACTTAATTATTTATGTCTTTATTGAGATTTCAATCTATATCATTCCAATGGTTTAAATATTTAGGGTTCATAATACATGATAATATGCAACATGTCAAACACTCCTTCTTGAGAGTAGGCAAAGCTTAGTGAGGAAATAAAGATTAATACTATTTTTATTCTATATTTTATATCTTGCCTAAGGTTATAAATTTATAACCGGCGAGGgaaaaaatgcaatggaccagaccgggattgaatctccagtcaggtgctctaccaaatgTGCTATTTGGCCACCGCATTTATTCCCCCGCTGGTTACAAATTCATTTTAACACTTAACTTattgtatcttttttttttcataggtGTATGCTTAATGGCATGGAAAAAGATGATAACTCAAAGAACATTGCAAAATTGGCCAAGTTGCAGAAACAAATTAAAAGTGGCCAGGAAAAGTTAAAAACTTCAGTGAAGAAGTTGGCACCCCCGAAGAAAAAAGCAAAGAGAGAATATGCCCATTTTCCAGCTAGGGATAATGAAGGCAGGCTCATTCGACATCCTGTCAGAAAGAGAAAATTTGAAGACACTGACCAAAACAAAGGTACTGCAAATTCCTATATGTGCAAGATTAGTTAGATTTTCATTGCTTTTAATCGATATCTCTTAATTCATGTGTTGAAAATGTAGAGGTAGTAACTTTAGTAATAAATGATTCCTTATTTTGATTCATAATTTTGACCATTATGTACATTGATTACAGAGGAGGgtaatttaaatttaaatgtGGAACCTTCAGTTCAGCAAGATGATTTGATGTCCACAATTAATGCCAACATATCAAAATCCGGTGTGTATTACAATGTGCATCTACATTTGTTTATTGCAGTTTTCTCAATGGTTTTAGATTCCATATGATATCACCAACCaatcaaatattaaaagaaaacatatatCATCATGATTATGCCTTCTGATTGTTtctaaaaaaacaaatattttcataaaaaaaaccataatTGTGGAATTAAAATTAGTTGCAATGATTTTTAGTTGATGAACTGAAAATCAAGATTGAACAGTTAAGGAATGCAACAAAATCTAACAACAGAACCATTTGGGAAAAAAGAAAGCAACGGGAAACTGAAAACTGGGCAAATTTACGACAGTGTTTGTTTGAAGCAGTAATCAAAACTAAATTTGCAAACCCTCCAAATGTATGCTCCAAATGCCAATACCAAACTGTGTGCTTAATAAGGTTTGCAAATTATGTTTCTTGACCTTGAATTATTATTAATAAGTAATGTCTATTTGTGTTCATATAATTGTTAATATATTTCTTATACACTTTAGGTGTGACTAAACTGTTACCTTTGTTTAAGATTGATAttcatgtaaataaatgttaattttttttatgtatttgaGACAAAATAAATCTTTCTCAAAAGGTGTCAACAATGTGCTGCCACATTATGCAATACATGTGATGAGGATATGCATACAGTCAATGCATTACATGACAGACAGGTGAAAATTAGGTATCACTGGGCAGATATAGCACCACTACAGAGTGTAGATATTGATGATGAGGGTGAAGTAAATATATCTGTAACAGCTTCTTTGCACCAAGCTTTAGGAGTTAACGCCATTGTCAATTCAATTAGAGAATTGTCTTCATTAATGTCAGACAAGAAACAGGAAGATGATGATGAAAGACCATCCAAGCGATTGAAGTTGTCAAGTAATGACGCGGACTCGGAAACGGATGACAAGATTGACGAAAATTCGGAAAATGAATTAGAAAATCACGATTCCAGATTTGGGTCAGCATTCGTCAAAACCAAGACGTCCAGCAATGTAAATAAACCTCTGGCAGATATGATGAGTATGGCCTGCACTTCAACAGCTGACTCTGACTTCGATATTCGGGAAAAATACAACCGtccaagttacgtccctttccTATTAGTTCCAACTGTTAAGGCTTATACCTAAAGTTTTCTTTGAGAATCTAGCAACAGAAACAAACAGATGTGCTACTTAGAAAGGACCTGATCCAAGATAGAGTCCAATGAATGCAAACAAGATGTTTGCGTTTGTGAAAGGTCaggcaaaaagaaaaaaggagTTTAAACATTGATTTTAACCATAACAATTCTATcaactattttcattttctcaacATACACAATTAAGCACTAATCACTGATTACTACTACTTTGAAAGTTTGAACTTGTGCTAAATCTTGTTTGCTTGTTGGTTTTAATTAATTACCCTTAATTACAACATAGTTGCAATTTAATGTCTGTCTTCAGCAACATTATTGGCAgttacaataatcattttcactCTATAACTCCTGTGTTCATTTGTTGGCCTGCATATGCGTCTGTAGGCAAAGGTCATCTTTTACTGTGAAAGATCAGATTGTCTTCAGTTCTTCAATTCcatattatcaatgtttgatAGCATCGTGATTCtgaaaaaatatctttataacTATAATCTCAATTTCCAGGACTGCTAGCATCTCTGACATGTCACCAGCTGGAGAAATTCATCCTCCATCAACATCTACAAAGTCAACTCCGTCCTTGTCAGCTACCATAACTTCATCTGCTCAACTAACCTCGTCATCATCCAAAATTCCATCTTCCACCAGGTCTTCATCACAATCATCCGTGCTCATATCATCAATTGTTGTTGGAGATAGTTTACGTTTACTGCAAGACACTGACAACTCCTTTTCCTTCAATAATTCTGTACTTGGTAGGTATTGAATTGAAGCAGTGTAcatgtggggtttttttttgcatgAAAGGATTTTTCTTGATTCATATATATGGTATGATTGTAACTGATTGGCAGAAAACAAGTGTGAAGGATGTGTGAAGTGTCAAGGATGTTCCATTCTGGAAAATAAAGTTGCCAAGTTGGAACAGTCCAGACAGTGGAGAGCAATTTGTCTGCTCTATGGGGATGGACGTCACAGGTATTGAAAGGATCTTATGGTGATTGATAGAAAAATAGTAAAATTAATACTATATAAATCTTCATTTTCGCTGCagttttaatttaatttttttttttcacggttAAGGACAAAGCTGCAAATTTAAAATTACagtgaaaagaaaaacaattgtGTCTTTGGATTTGTAAGttttaaaacacaataaaatTGCACTTCACCGAATCAGTTGATTTACCGTACACCAGCCTTCAAAAAACCTATTGTCTCACAGCCATTCCCAACTGGAATCCATGTTTTGACTTCAGATCCTTCTTTTTTTGTGTAATCAATCCTTGTGCAGCttcttcatgaaatttaccCCTTATTTTGTTATGTTATTTACATCCTCTGACCTTCACATATCCACATATTTTCAGCTTACTTAAAAATAGTCATCTTTACTAAGCACATTTTTCCAATCCATGCTTTAAACATGCTTAAAATTTATTGTAATTGTCTACAagtaaaatgttttgttgatgCAAACAAAACTATTAGATAATTCGTGCTGTTTGCCTTTAAGTCTTTAATTTCAAATGGGACCCTCTGTTGACCCCAAAATGTAAGGGTTTTTtttgtgggtgggtgggggggatGGGAGTTGTGCCACATATAACAAAAACGCAAGATTTTGGCACAGTTGAGAGTACATTATCTGATTGAACATTGGAAGAGGATGTTATAATATTGGGGGAAAATGTCTGACTagttttcattttgttcattatttatattattttactACAGCTTGAAGAGAGGGTCAGAAGCCTTCCCCAGCATCGGGATATCTGTGCCTCTCCCCAGCCTCTTCAAAGAGCTTCACAGTCAGTTTGTTCACCCCAACATACAAAGGTTCCATTAGCCAGCGTCGATCCATGTAacgttagtacatgtatatatgtttaaatCTCCCAAAATGTTACAGAGTCATTTtactataattattttgtttgtcGTGCAACATTGACTTGTATGGTGACCTTCCAGcggttgaaaaaaaaaaaaatcaccattaaaattttatta is part of the Ostrea edulis chromosome 2, xbOstEdul1.1, whole genome shotgun sequence genome and harbors:
- the LOC125679139 gene encoding uncharacterized protein LOC125679139 isoform X2; translation: MLNGMEKDDNSKNIAKLAKLQKQIKSGQEKLKTSVKKLAPPKKKAKREYAHFPARDNEGRLIRHPVRKRKFEDTDQNKEEGNLNLNVEPSVQQDDLMSTINANISKSVDELKIKIEQLRNATKSNNRTIWEKRKQRETENWANLRQCLFEAVIKTKFANPPNVCSKCQYQTVCLIRTASISDMSPAGEIHPPSTSTKSTPSLSATITSSAQLTSSSSKIPSSTRSSSQSSVLISSIVVGDSLRLLQDTDNSFSFNNSVLENKCEGCVKCQGCSILENKVAKLEQSRQWRAICLLYGDGRHSLKRGSEAFPSIGISVPLPSLFKELHSQFVHPNIQRFH
- the LOC125679139 gene encoding uncharacterized protein LOC125679139 isoform X1; translated protein: MLNGMEKDDNSKNIAKLAKLQKQIKSGQEKLKTSVKKLAPPKKKAKREYAHFPARDNEGRLIRHPVRKRKFEDTDQNKEEGNLNLNVEPSVQQDDLMSTINANISKSVDELKIKIEQLRNATKSNNRTIWEKRKQRETENWANLRQCLFEAVIKTKFANPPNVCSKCQYQTVCLIRCQQCAATLCNTCDEDMHTVNALHDRQVKIRYHWADIAPLQSVDIDDEGEVNISVTASLHQALGVNAIVNSIRELSSLMSDKKQEDDDERPSKRLKLSSNDADSETDDKIDENSENELENHDSRFGSAFVKTKTSSNVNKPLADMMSMACTSTADSDFDIREKYNRPSYVPFLLVPTVKAYT